Proteins encoded within one genomic window of Lysinibacillus sphaericus:
- a CDS encoding aminotransferase class III-fold pyridoxal phosphate-dependent enzyme, with translation MKNLVLDETKTMIVIEELKEIVHIISAMEKEEIDEKKRLISYGLDSILLLTLAKQIHAKYKVEIPLDVFFTTLNTLQLIADYIAENGIVEAEQQEETYEEVMDVIDALPEELNNSTNEVTYHSVGKLDMDMMVQVFNNQYDVMTKQNEILKVIASTTKAQNNGQKTKGVQKEVSSAIAPAKSDDYYKPYKKLDFNKEDEVDELQLKYIKNIEQRINIFTKNSKDRTQQYRNIYASNRNSAGFRPLYKEMLYQIIAEEGQGSKIIDIDGNTMIDLTMGFGVLMFGHSPEFVRKALRNELEKGMPVGPMGRLTGRVAQNISELAGVDRVFFCNSGTEANMFAVRVARAVTGKKKIVCFTGAFHGTYDGFLGMPNYLDDSNHTTTSLVPGITDSAVQDVVMLDFNSESSLQYIEQHCDTIAAVITEPIQSRRPDIQPKDFLLKLRQVTQDNNVALIFDEIITGFRIASGGAQEYFGVEADIVTYGKVIGGGMPIGVLAGKKKYLDSIDGGMWNFGDDSVPPNEDKRTFVAGTFCHHPMAMAATNAVLEYIKENKHTIYQTLNLKTTEFVNELNQFFEREHVDIRINQFGSLFRFTVNLEKEIFYYGLLEKGIYIWEGRNCFLSTEHSKEDIEYVIEAVKKTVYEMKEANFFNQ, from the coding sequence ATGAAGAATCTAGTTCTAGATGAAACAAAAACGATGATCGTAATAGAAGAATTAAAAGAAATTGTTCATATTATATCCGCCATGGAAAAAGAAGAAATAGATGAAAAGAAGAGATTAATTTCCTATGGTCTTGATTCAATCCTTCTCCTAACACTTGCCAAGCAAATCCATGCAAAGTACAAGGTAGAAATTCCTTTAGATGTATTTTTTACAACTTTAAATACGTTACAACTAATTGCAGATTACATTGCAGAAAATGGCATTGTGGAGGCTGAACAACAAGAGGAAACGTATGAAGAAGTAATGGATGTTATTGACGCGCTACCTGAAGAACTTAACAACTCTACAAACGAAGTCACTTATCATAGTGTAGGAAAATTAGATATGGATATGATGGTGCAAGTATTTAACAACCAATATGATGTTATGACAAAACAAAATGAGATTTTAAAAGTAATTGCCAGTACAACGAAAGCACAAAATAATGGCCAGAAAACAAAGGGTGTGCAAAAGGAAGTCAGTTCGGCAATAGCCCCGGCAAAATCCGATGATTATTACAAGCCTTATAAAAAGCTAGATTTTAACAAAGAAGATGAAGTAGATGAACTTCAATTAAAATACATTAAAAATATAGAACAACGCATTAATATTTTTACTAAAAATTCAAAGGATAGAACCCAACAATATAGAAATATATATGCGAGTAATCGAAACTCTGCGGGCTTTAGACCTTTATATAAAGAAATGCTCTATCAAATTATTGCGGAAGAAGGCCAAGGTTCTAAGATAATAGATATTGATGGCAATACAATGATTGATCTGACGATGGGCTTTGGGGTCTTAATGTTTGGACATAGCCCAGAATTTGTTAGAAAAGCATTGAGAAATGAACTTGAAAAGGGAATGCCTGTTGGTCCAATGGGCAGGCTTACTGGACGAGTAGCCCAAAATATTTCCGAGTTAGCGGGAGTAGACAGAGTATTTTTCTGTAATTCTGGAACAGAAGCAAATATGTTTGCAGTTAGAGTAGCAAGAGCTGTTACAGGTAAAAAGAAAATCGTCTGTTTTACAGGAGCTTTTCATGGAACTTACGATGGATTTTTAGGAATGCCGAATTATTTAGATGATTCAAATCATACAACTACTTCATTAGTACCGGGAATTACTGATAGTGCAGTGCAAGACGTTGTGATGTTGGATTTTAACTCCGAATCTTCTTTGCAATATATCGAACAACATTGTGATACGATTGCGGCCGTTATAACGGAACCAATCCAAAGCCGAAGACCAGATATTCAACCGAAGGATTTCCTGTTGAAATTAAGACAAGTGACACAAGACAATAACGTTGCCTTAATTTTTGATGAAATTATTACAGGTTTCCGAATTGCTAGTGGTGGAGCACAAGAATACTTTGGTGTGGAAGCTGACATTGTAACGTATGGAAAAGTTATTGGTGGCGGAATGCCAATAGGTGTTTTAGCGGGTAAGAAGAAATATTTAGATAGTATAGATGGTGGCATGTGGAACTTCGGAGACGACTCTGTTCCTCCTAATGAAGACAAAAGAACATTTGTTGCAGGTACTTTCTGTCATCATCCGATGGCGATGGCAGCTACGAATGCAGTGCTCGAATATATAAAGGAAAATAAGCACACTATTTATCAAACATTAAATCTAAAAACTACTGAATTTGTCAACGAATTAAATCAATTCTTTGAACGTGAACACGTAGATATTCGTATCAATCAGTTTGGTTCATTATTTAGATTTACCGTAAATTTAGAAAAAGAAATATTCTACTATGGTTTGTTAGAAAAAGGTATCTATATTTGGGAAGGACGTAATTGTTTCTTATCTACAGAGCATTCCAAAGAAGATATCGAATACGTTATAGAGGCTGTCAAGAAAACTGTATATGAAATGAAAGAAGCCAATTTTTTTAATCAATAA
- a CDS encoding DUF6790 family protein, whose product MFFLVLWGLGIVTAVIDLYMKGFPSDPQLICSVILLHQFVVTFGLLGITGLLSNMIFAKQNAKMVGWPGGPFQIKYGFSQLGLGVMGVMCIWFRDGFWLGTIVAMYIYGISGLWSHWNVMKMNKKADADSIANIIMDIAYQTFITVLSIVIGGIWVIG is encoded by the coding sequence ATGTTCTTTTTAGTGTTATGGGGATTAGGAATTGTTACAGCTGTTATCGACTTATATATGAAGGGATTTCCGTCTGACCCTCAATTGATCTGCTCGGTAATTTTACTTCATCAGTTCGTAGTAACATTTGGACTTTTAGGTATTACAGGATTATTAAGTAATATGATTTTTGCAAAACAAAATGCCAAAATGGTCGGTTGGCCAGGTGGGCCGTTCCAGATAAAATACGGGTTTTCACAATTGGGTCTAGGTGTTATGGGCGTTATGTGTATTTGGTTTAGAGATGGGTTCTGGTTAGGAACAATCGTAGCTATGTATATATATGGAATTAGTGGTCTTTGGTCACACTGGAATGTTATGAAAATGAATAAAAAGGCAGACGCGGACAGCATTGCAAATATCATAATGGATATTGCATATCAGACCTTTATAACCGTATTATCTATTGTTATTGGTGGAATATGGGTAATTGGCTAA
- a CDS encoding type I polyketide synthase, which produces MNNDIENKYKEALLKAAKKIKELDLELKKSKEENEIAIIGYNCRFPGGANNSSLFWDKLSQGYDAVTNIKPERFPVEAFFSEDRQDKGKMYTRYGSFIDQDIKTFDNVHFEISALEAVSVDPQQKLLLEVSWEAMENAGLNIEEMKGSKTGVFIGIDAVDYVNREMMSGDIKDIGLYSLVGASSHSAAGRISYFYDFKGPAVSLSTACSSSLTAMNMAVDSLKSGQCDVAIVGGINLLLNPEPYVGLSQNSGLSPDGRCKTFDASADGFGRGEGCGIIILKRLSDAKRDNNSIEALVKGIYVGQDGKSNGFFAPNGLAEQRVIAETLKRTGLDVDDIDYIEAHGTGTSLGDFIEAQAICEVFKNRKAPIKVGSVKSNIGHLEAASGMASMIKVLLSLKHKQLLPSIHFKNPNPNIDWDKIQVVDRLSEWESNGKKRRAGISAYGISGTLAHLILEEAEHEENTPQTEKSNLPESMLTISTKNKNVLVKAISQIRDYLSVSTELLSDIAYSTNITRDKHEYRFAIVGNNKEQIIEEIDHVLKNEDSLAYYIGQAESKKKKIAFLFTGQGSIYKDAAREFYENSQAYRETFDLCDNRFKELLGISIKDTLFGANEELLTNALYSQPIIFSLEYALTKIWDSFNIKADYVIGHSVGEYAAACYVGMLSFEDATNMIAMRSRLMVSVTPNGKMVGVLVDELTMKEAILESGCKNVSIAAVNAPKNITVSGLSEEVDMVINQLHKKVRAFVTDLNIPYPYHSTAMEEYKEIYGESLAHVVCNKTPKSIISSVTGKLEDVGTFENKGYWTEHLEKTVHFMKAMQEVDKLGVSTFIEIGGNATLCGLAGQCLQNDNAIFVPSLRKGIGDYKQLLESLKSLYLNGMKIDWNSFYKNYNKKKIILPNYPFERKTLWKNKATSVADTSYVNLEQLLEKQNEQLMLQKQLLENIFK; this is translated from the coding sequence ATGAACAATGACATTGAAAATAAATATAAAGAGGCCTTATTAAAGGCTGCTAAAAAAATCAAAGAACTAGATTTAGAATTGAAAAAATCAAAAGAGGAAAATGAAATTGCAATAATTGGCTATAATTGTAGATTTCCAGGCGGTGCAAATAACAGCAGTTTATTCTGGGACAAATTATCACAAGGATATGATGCTGTTACTAATATCAAACCTGAAAGATTCCCTGTTGAAGCGTTTTTCAGTGAAGATAGGCAAGATAAGGGAAAAATGTATACGCGTTATGGTTCCTTTATAGATCAAGATATTAAGACATTTGATAATGTGCATTTTGAAATTTCTGCACTAGAGGCAGTATCTGTCGATCCCCAGCAAAAACTTCTATTGGAAGTAAGCTGGGAGGCAATGGAGAATGCTGGTCTGAATATCGAAGAGATGAAGGGCAGTAAAACAGGCGTATTTATAGGAATCGACGCAGTTGACTATGTAAACAGAGAAATGATGTCAGGGGATATAAAAGATATTGGTTTATATTCACTTGTTGGAGCATCCTCTCATTCTGCTGCAGGTAGAATATCTTATTTTTATGATTTTAAAGGACCAGCAGTAAGTTTAAGTACTGCATGTTCATCGTCATTAACGGCGATGAACATGGCAGTAGACAGCCTAAAAAGTGGTCAATGTGATGTAGCCATTGTTGGAGGGATAAATCTGCTGCTAAATCCAGAGCCCTATGTGGGACTATCTCAAAACAGTGGTTTATCACCAGATGGACGTTGTAAAACTTTTGATGCATCCGCTGATGGATTTGGCCGAGGCGAAGGCTGTGGAATTATCATATTAAAAAGATTAAGTGATGCTAAAAGAGATAACAACAGTATAGAGGCATTAGTAAAAGGGATATATGTCGGACAAGATGGTAAATCCAATGGCTTCTTTGCACCAAATGGGCTGGCAGAGCAAAGAGTGATTGCAGAAACGTTGAAAAGGACAGGGCTAGATGTAGACGATATTGATTATATTGAAGCTCATGGGACAGGAACTTCTCTTGGTGACTTTATTGAAGCACAGGCAATTTGTGAGGTGTTTAAAAACAGAAAAGCACCCATAAAGGTTGGTTCTGTAAAGTCGAATATTGGTCATCTAGAGGCGGCATCTGGGATGGCAAGTATGATCAAGGTATTACTTTCCTTAAAACATAAACAGCTTTTGCCAAGTATCCATTTTAAAAATCCAAACCCCAATATTGATTGGGATAAAATTCAAGTAGTCGATAGGCTCTCGGAATGGGAAAGTAATGGGAAAAAAAGACGAGCGGGTATTAGTGCGTATGGCATTAGTGGAACATTAGCTCATTTAATACTAGAAGAAGCAGAGCACGAAGAAAATACACCACAAACTGAAAAAAGTAATCTACCTGAAAGTATGCTAACGATTTCAACAAAGAACAAAAATGTGTTAGTAAAAGCAATTTCTCAAATAAGAGATTACCTTAGCGTTTCCACAGAACTACTTAGTGATATTGCCTATTCAACAAATATTACAAGAGATAAACATGAATACAGGTTCGCAATAGTTGGTAACAATAAAGAGCAAATTATTGAAGAAATAGATCATGTGCTCAAAAATGAAGATTCACTGGCATACTACATTGGACAAGCAGAAAGTAAAAAGAAAAAAATTGCATTTTTATTTACAGGACAAGGCTCCATCTACAAAGATGCAGCAAGAGAATTTTATGAAAATTCGCAAGCGTATAGAGAAACCTTCGATCTTTGTGATAATCGATTTAAGGAGCTCCTAGGCATTTCTATCAAAGACACTTTGTTTGGAGCAAACGAAGAACTATTAACAAATGCGCTTTATTCGCAACCAATTATATTCTCGTTGGAATACGCTTTAACGAAAATCTGGGATTCATTCAATATAAAAGCAGATTATGTGATTGGGCATAGTGTTGGCGAGTATGCCGCAGCATGTTATGTCGGCATGCTAAGTTTTGAAGATGCTACGAACATGATTGCGATGCGAAGTAGACTTATGGTTAGTGTGACACCGAATGGCAAAATGGTGGGCGTGTTAGTAGATGAATTGACGATGAAGGAAGCAATATTGGAAAGCGGATGTAAAAATGTATCAATAGCTGCTGTTAATGCACCTAAAAATATTACAGTATCTGGTCTAAGTGAAGAAGTTGATATGGTAATTAATCAATTACATAAAAAGGTCAGAGCTTTTGTTACCGATTTAAATATTCCATATCCTTATCATTCAACTGCAATGGAAGAATATAAAGAAATATATGGGGAAAGTTTAGCGCATGTTGTTTGCAATAAAACGCCAAAATCAATTATTTCAAGTGTAACAGGAAAGCTAGAGGACGTCGGTACATTTGAAAATAAAGGGTATTGGACAGAACATCTTGAAAAAACGGTTCATTTTATGAAAGCGATGCAGGAAGTAGATAAATTAGGCGTTTCCACATTTATTGAAATTGGTGGTAATGCAACTTTATGTGGCTTAGCAGGCCAATGTTTGCAAAATGACAATGCCATTTTTGTTCCATCACTTAGAAAAGGAATAGGCGATTATAAGCAGTTGTTGGAATCTTTGAAATCTTTATATCTTAATGGGATGAAAATTGATTGGAATAGCTTCTATAAAAATTACAATAAAAAGAAAATTATTTTACCTAACTATCCTTTTGAGAGAAAGACCTTGTGGAAAAACAAAGCAACTTCTGTAGCAGATACAAGCTATGTGAATTTGGAACAGTTATTGGAAAAACAAAATGAGCAACTAATGTTACAGAAACAGCTTCTTGAAAATATTTTTAAATAA